The DNA segment AGTCCCTATTCTTGTCTAGATAATGCTGAATAATGATATCTACACTATTGCCACAACTATCAGCTAATAATGTCAGGTCAGCGCCATTATTAGCTTGAATACTAATGAATCTATGGCGATTTGAGTAAGGTTTTAAATATTGAATTTTCCCTTTGCCGATAACTCTGTCACCACCATTAGCTGTATCTTCTGTTGACTCTTTATCCAGCCAAGGTGCAATGATTATTTTCTACCCCTAAAGACTACTTTGCTAAGTTGGGGTTTCGGCCTAGTAATCTTTATTATATTCTGTGAGCATATTTGCTATTGTGCCTCACACTTATGAGCTTTTCGCCCCAATTAGTTAACTTAGGTAATTACCTAGCTGGAGAATTTGACAACAGAGAACAAGCCTTAGGCGAGCCGATTTGGTTTGTTCACTTACGTCTATGGCAAAGACCTGTTGATTTGTTTTCCGACGATAGCATTACTCTGTTTGCCGAACAAGCCAACATTGTCAATCTAGACCGTCCTTATCGTCAACGTATTCTGCGGTTGATGCCTGCTCCTGACTCGGAAACTGGGCTATATGTACAGTACTATATGCCTAAAAATCCCAGTGCTTTAATTGGTGCAGGTCGTCACCCAGACTTACTCAAGACTTTAACCCCCCAGCAACTAGAACTACTTCCTGGCTGTGTTCTCTCAGTTAGCCAGCAAACAGTTGCACCTAACAGCTATCAGTTTACTGCGTCCCCACTGCCAAATACTTGCTGTACTTTCAGTTATTTGGAGAACACTGTACAAGTTTCTTTAGGTTTTGCAGTCACAGAGACAGAACTGCACACCTATGATAAAGGAATTGACCAAGAGACAGGCAAGGCAACTTGGGGAGCAATTGTCGGCCCCTATCGCTACACTAAGCGAGAACAGTATTGAGTACAGAGTGCTGAGTTAAGAGAAATGACTTGTGTTAAATAGTTTTCAGCTTGAACAGTGGCCTCAATTGTTTCTATACCAATTGATAAAAAGAACGAGACGGATACAAGCTGGGAAACTTAGCTAAAATATGACTTTCTTAATTACGAATTACAAATTCGTATCATTCAGCACTCATAACTTTCTAGCTAGCCATGCTACGAGGTACACCTTCTAACGCTTCCTCCTCAGTCTCAAAGATTTCAAAGACTGTATCCATCATTGTCACTTCAAACACGAGTTTAGCTTCTGGGTGAACATTACAGATACGAAAACTGCCATTGACCTTATCAGCATCACGCATTCCAGCGACTAAAGACGTAAGTCCAGAACTATCTATAAAATTTACCTGACCAAGATTCACCACTACGTGATGACTGAGTTTAGATATACACTCTTGTAATTTCAAGCGAAATTGCCAAGCTGTGGTGATGTCTAGGCGACCTGCTGGTTTTAAGACAATAACCGTATTACCGTCTTGGGTTGTATATGAATTTTGTTCTATTTGAATCACTAGGCCTCCCCTTGGCACTGATCTCAAGATTGACTGTAGCTGGGTTAGTCCTGAAATTGATGAGCCAAAGCCTAAATCTTTGGCAACAATGTTTACTGATTCTCCACCAAAAAGATTTTAGAAAAGCAGTAATTTATTTAACCCACCAATCACAGGACTGTATTTAAGTGCTGAAACTCAATATTAACAAGCTCCAGCTAAATTCATCACTTTTTTTACTAAGTGCTTACATTTAGTAGTTTAACTCACCAAAACTGAGGTGAGTACCCAGTCACAAGTGCTGAAATAGAGAAAACAAAATTTTCTTACCCTGTATTGATGAGTTCGTTATCCTTGAGCAAAGCCATTTTTTCTCACGGAAGAGGGGATAATACTTACCCTGGCAGAGACATCAATAACCCCACATTTACAGAATTACTGGTTTGCTGTCCAGTTGCTCCAATCTTGGGGCTTGAGGAATGTATCATATAACTCCGCTTCTGGAGAATTGGGTTCGGGTTGATAACCGTATTCCCAACGAACCAAAGGTGGTAAAGACATCAAAATAGATTCAGTACGGCCATTGGTTTGCAAACCAAAAATTGTGCCTCGGTCATAAACCAAGTTAAATTCGACATACCGACCGCGACGATAAAGTTGGAAATTCCGTTGGCGATCGCCATACTCCATCCCATGACGGCGCTCTACAATAGGGACGTAGGCGGGTAAGAAAGCTTTACCAGAACCTTGGATAAAACTAAACAAATCTTCCCAATCCCGTGATGCGGGTTCTCCTACTTGATTACTATAATTGGCTGCTTCGCCTTTGGGGTTGGGGCCGCGATATAAAACACCTTGTCCATCTTGATAATCGAAAAATAGACCACCTACACCCCTGGTTTCATCCCGGTGTTTGAGATAGAAATATTCATCACACCAACGTTTAAATACGGGGTAATACTCTGGGTGATGTTCATCGCAAGCGAGTTTCAGGGTCTGATGGAAATGAGCCGCATCTTCTGCAAAGGGGTAATAAGGTGTGAGGTCAGCACCGCCACCAAACCACCAAACTGGGCCGGCTTCAAAATAACGGTAATTTAGGTGAACTGTGGGGACATAGGGATTGCGTGGATGTAACACCAAGGATGTACCTGTGGCATAAAAGCCATGTCCTTCCGCTTCTGGACGCTGGGCTAAAATGGAAGGAGGGAGATGAGAACCCCAAACTTCAGAAAAATTTACCCCAGCTTGTTCAAATATTGCACCATCACGTAGCACACGCGATCGCCCGCCACCCCCTTCAGGACGTTCCCAACTATCTTCGTGAAACTCACTCCCACCATCAAGTTTTGTTAAGGCTTGTGTAATTTCATCTTGCAACTGTTTCATAAAATTACTGACTCTAGCTTTAGCGTCAGTTGCTGGTAGAGACGGGGATAGTTTTGCCTTTACCGTTGGGGTTTGCGAGTTGGTCACCATAGATTCCCGAACCTAAATTACAATTTTCTAAAAAAGCCACAAATCTCTAGTTTAAAAACTTGTGGGTCAAACGAGCCAAAAATTAGGCTCAATTTTGCCCAAGCAACTTTTTTGCTTGTTAAACGTTTACACGATTAATGGACATGACTAGAGTTATTTTCCCTCAAATGCGTATAGGCTTGTATATTGACTAAGTTTTTGTTGTACTTCTTGATGGAAACATTCTGGTGTTAACACCAGACTCTGGTGAACTAGTCTACAAATACCTTGGCCGTGAGGTCACGTTTTCAAGTTCTCAACGAACTGTGTACAAATTCTCTAGTGTACGGATGATGGTGATACCCCACGAGTTTGAGTTTCAACCCAAGAGCAATCTTCTTGTTCTTTATGCCTAATCGAGGTTTATCATGCTGAGGGCAATTGTGAGCAAATATGTTTTAGGGTTGAATCACAGTAGCCAACTATTCCAGAGTTACCAGCAAGTGTCTAGGTAGGAGGATTAGGCAAATGGGAACGTGGTTATCCAAATTCGTCCACCGCAAACGCCGTCGGTTTCGCGTTTCTCTGGCACAAACATATCGAGAAATTAGTTCTGCTTCCGTAGACGAACTGTGGCAGAAAGTAGTTGATTTAACAGATGTTTCTTGGCATCCATTACTTAAAAGCACCAATGTGCCATACGGATTAGTACCCAAACCGGGCTTGA comes from the Nostoc sp. PCC 7120 = FACHB-418 genome and includes:
- a CDS encoding chromophore lyase CpcT/CpeT, with amino-acid sequence MSFSPQLVNLGNYLAGEFDNREQALGEPIWFVHLRLWQRPVDLFSDDSITLFAEQANIVNLDRPYRQRILRLMPAPDSETGLYVQYYMPKNPSALIGAGRHPDLLKTLTPQQLELLPGCVLSVSQQTVAPNSYQFTASPLPNTCCTFSYLENTVQVSLGFAVTETELHTYDKGIDQETGKATWGAIVGPYRYTKREQY
- a CDS encoding STAS domain-containing protein, encoding MIQIEQNSYTTQDGNTVIVLKPAGRLDITTAWQFRLKLQECISKLSHHVVVNLGQVNFIDSSGLTSLVAGMRDADKVNGSFRICNVHPEAKLVFEVTMMDTVFEIFETEEEALEGVPRSMAS
- the hemF gene encoding oxygen-dependent coproporphyrinogen oxidase — protein: MVTNSQTPTVKAKLSPSLPATDAKARVSNFMKQLQDEITQALTKLDGGSEFHEDSWERPEGGGGRSRVLRDGAIFEQAGVNFSEVWGSHLPPSILAQRPEAEGHGFYATGTSLVLHPRNPYVPTVHLNYRYFEAGPVWWFGGGADLTPYYPFAEDAAHFHQTLKLACDEHHPEYYPVFKRWCDEYFYLKHRDETRGVGGLFFDYQDGQGVLYRGPNPKGEAANYSNQVGEPASRDWEDLFSFIQGSGKAFLPAYVPIVERRHGMEYGDRQRNFQLYRRGRYVEFNLVYDRGTIFGLQTNGRTESILMSLPPLVRWEYGYQPEPNSPEAELYDTFLKPQDWSNWTANQ